A single genomic interval of Sander lucioperca isolate FBNREF2018 chromosome 9, SLUC_FBN_1.2, whole genome shotgun sequence harbors:
- the LOC116044912 gene encoding uncharacterized protein LOC116044912 — protein sequence MKQVYRVPFERNSDRVKDQRVEYVQRIFEIEGWPVPPEIIFVDEAGFNLTKRRRRGRNIIGHRAIVNVPGQRGGNVTMCAAISQRGVLHRHASLGPYNTMLLLAFLDGLREHMFQLDHREPAQPEHPHYVVVWDNVSFHRAALVRDWFTDNPIFSNLFLPAYSPFLNPIEEFFSAWRWKVYDREPYMRVHLLQAMEEASLDISVDACQGWIRHARGFYPRCLARANIARDVDEILWPDPEQRRDADAE from the exons ATGAAACAGGTGTACCGCGTCCCTTTTGAACGAAACTCTGACAGGGTAAAAGACCAACGAGTGGAATATGTTCAG aGAATCTTTGAGATTGAAGGCTGGCCTGTTCCACCTGAAATTATCTTTGTGGATGAGGCTGGTTTCAACCTCACCAAAAGAAGGAGAAGGGGGAGGAATATAATCGGCCATCGGGCTATTGTAAATGTCCCTGGTCAGCGTGGAGGGAATGTCACGATGTGCGCAGCCATCAGCCAACGAGGGGTACTCCACCGCCATGCCAGTCTAGGACCCTATAATACTATGCTCCTTCTTGCATTCCTTGACGGTCTAAGAGAGCATATGTTCCAGCTGGACCACAGGGAACCAGCACAACCAGAGCACCCTCACTATGTTGTTGTTTGGGATAACGTCAGCTTCCATCGCGCTGCTCTGGTTCGTGACTGGTTTACCGATAACCCAATATTTTCCAACCTCTTTCTTCCTGCATACTCTCCATTTCTTAACCCAATAGAGGAGTTTTTTTCGGCATGGCGGTGGAAAGTGTATGACCGAGAACCTTATATGCGTGTTCACCTCCTTCAGGCTATGGAAGAAGCCTCCCTAGACATATCAGTAGATGCGTGCCAGGGGTGGATCAGGCATGCAAGAGGATTTTACCCCCGCTGCCTGGCTAGGGCCAATATAGCCCGTGATGTGGACGAGATTCTCTGGCCTGACCCAGAGCAAAGACGGGATGCTGATGcagaataa